From a single Lolium rigidum isolate FL_2022 chromosome 7, APGP_CSIRO_Lrig_0.1, whole genome shotgun sequence genomic region:
- the LOC124675195 gene encoding zinc finger CCCH domain-containing protein 53-like: MDAYEATKVVFARIQGLDPDHAAKIMGLLLIQDHGEKEMIRLAFGPEALLHAVMAKARKDLGLLPGSGPGTPTSASQAGGHSPFMLSRQNSGRGGGGTAPSPLSVSSPSSWAPPPVFSRSNSVSNGAAEEMAGVREELMSPANGPPSPFFSGDSLILDELHLQDQLAFLSGDTGMGGGGGRQLPQFDNGECRSPGAGDGGLFPYGGAGWANGGPGHRRSASVSELCFGGSDGLGWKPCLYYARGYCKNGSACRFVHGGGLSDDALVGAKMDQASMEQQCQDFLLRSKSQRLAAAAAAFPYSPTGSLPGSPSAASKCLSLLLQQQQQNESQRAAAAAAAAALMLGGDEAHKFMGRPRLDRADFASLMNPGSRQIYLTFPADSTFREEDVSNYFSIYGPVHDVRIPYQQKRMFGFVTFVYPETVKLILAKGNPHFICDARVLVKPYKEKGKVPDKFRKQQGVDFSGCGSPTGLDARDPFDLHQLGARMLQHSNSANEMLLRRKLEEQQQAVELQQAIELQSRRLMGLQLLDLKSRSSAAAAPTPIGNPFSPKHTTAASPNQSPPDSVGEQGNGCGFLFPHKAVNGADKDESSGDSTSPNTDSDQSAEHNLPDSPFASPTKAAAFARGPFAPTEAEISAATASTGCNAAYIGIGNGVRNGTNHLLPPALDIPSPKPYFFPMSRLSSDHGAIGM; this comes from the exons ATGGACGCCTACGAGGCGACCAAGGTGGTGTTTGCGCGGATCCAGGGCCTGGACCCGGACCACGCCGCCAAGATCATGGGCCTCCTGCTCATCCAGGACCACGGCGAGAAGGAGATGATACGGCTCGCCTTCGGCCCGGAGGCGCTGCTGCACGCCGTCATGGCCAAGGCGCGCAAGGACCTCGGCCTGCTCCCGGGGTCGGGGCCGGGCACGCCGACCTCCGCCTCCCAGGCAGGAGGACACTCGCCGTTCATGCTCTCGCGCCAGAActccgggcgcggcggcggcggaacggcgcCCTCGCCGCTCTCGgtctcctcgccgtcgtcgtgggCCCCGCCGCCCGTGTTCTCGAGGAGCAACAGCGTGAGCAATGGCGCCGCGGAGGAGATGGCCGGCGTCAGGGAGGAGCTGATGAGCCCGGCCAACGGCCCGCCGTCGCCGTTCTTCAGCGGGGACTCGCTGATCCTCGACGAGCTCCACCTGCAGGACCAGCTCGCGTTCCTCAGCGGCGACACCGGcatgggcggaggaggagggcgtcaGCTCCCACAGTTCGACAACGGCGAGTGCCGAAGCCCGggcgccggcgacggcgggctCTTCCCGTACGGCGGCGCAGGGTGGGCCAACGGCGGGCCGGGGCACCGGCGGAGCGCGTCCGTCAGCGAGCTCTGCTTCGGCGGCAGCGACGGCCTCGGCTGGAAGCCGTGCCTGTACTACGCGCGCGGGTACTGCAAAAACGGCAGCGCCTGCCGGTTCGTGCACGGCGGCGGCCTCTCCGACGACGCTCTCGTCGGGGCGAAGATGGACCAGGCCTCCATGGAGCAGCAGTGCCAGGACTTCCTCCTCCGCTCCAAGTCCCAGcgcctggccgccgccgctgccgcgttCCCCTACTCACCCACGGGCTCACTCCCCGGCTCCCCCTCCGCGGCCAGCAAGTGCCTGAGCTTGctcctgcagcagcagcagcaaaacgAGAGCCAAAG GGCCGCTGCCGCGGCGGCCGCAGCAGCGCTGATGCTGGGCGGCGACGAGGCGCACAAGTTCATGGGCCGTCCCCGGCTAGACCGCGCCGACTTCGCCAGCCTGATGAACCCGGGGTCCCGGCAGATTTACCTCACCTTCCCGGCGGACAGCACCTTCCGCGAGGAGGACGTCTCCAACTACTTCAG CATCTACGGGCCCGTCCACGACGTGCGCATTCCCTACCAGCAGAAGCGCATGTTCGGGTTCGTCACCTTCGTGTACccggagacggtgaagctgatccTGGCCAAGGGCAACCCGCACTTCATCTGCGACGCCCGCGTGCTCGTCAAGCCCTACAAGGAGAAGGGCAAGGTCCCCGACAAGTTCAG GAAGCAGCAGGGCGTGGACTTCTCCGGCTGCGGCTCTCCCACCGGGTTGGACGCCAGAGATCCCTTCGATCTGCACCAGCTCG GTGCGAGGATGCTGCAGCACTCGAACAGCGCCAACGAGATGCTGCTGAGGAGGAAGCTcgaggagcagcagcaggcggTGGAGCTGCAGCAGGCGATCGAGCTCCAGAGCCGGCGCCTCATGGGACTGCAGCTGCTGGACCTCAAGTCACGCTCCTCCGCCGCAGCAGCGCCGACTCCGATCGGCAACCCCTTCAGTCCCAAGCACACCACTGCCGCCAGCCCTAACCAGTCGCCGCCTGATTCTG TGGGAGAGCAAGGCAATGGCTGCGGCTTCCTTTTCCCTCACAAGGCGGTCAACGGAGCCGATAAGGATGAATCCTCCGGCGATTCCACCAGCCCTAACACTGACAGTGACCAAAG CGCGGAGCATAACCTGCCGGACAGCCCGTTTGCGTCGCCGACCAAGGCCGCCGCGTTCGCCCGTGGCCCTTTCGCGCCCACTGAGGCCGAgatctccgccgccaccgcctcgaccggttgcAACGCCGCCTACATCGGCATCGGCAATGGCGTGAGGAATGGCACTAACCATCTCCTGCCCCCTGCATTGGACATACCCTCACCAAAACCATACTTCTTCCCCATGTCCAG GCTGTCCTCCGATCACGGCGCGATCGGGATGTAA